The region GACATGTTTTCAAAATTAGCATATTCTGTTTTCGAGCAAAGTATCAAAGATTATCACCAGTTTGATAATGTAGACCAGCCGATCAATAATCCTTATCCAAAAGATAAGTTCGAACATTTATTATATCTTAAAAATTGGATTGATACCGTTCAATGGCATTTTGAAGATATTATTCGTGATCCGCAGATTGACCCTGTTGCGGCTTTGACTTTAAAAAGAAGAATTGATGCATCTAATCAGGAACGTACTGATATGGTGGAATATATCGACAGCTACTTTTTACAAAAATACAGTGATGTAAAAGTAAAAGACGGAGCAAAGATTAACTCTGAAAGTCCGGCTTGGGCATTTGACAGATTGTCTATTTTGGCTTTAAAAATTTATCACATGCACGAAGAAGCTACGCGTGCTGAAGCTTCACAAGAACACAGAGATAAATGTCAGGAAAAACTAAATATCCTTTTAGAACAAAGAACAGATTTATCTACAGCAATCGAAGAACTATTGACAGATATCGAAAACGGAGATAAATTCATGAAAGTGTACAAACAAATGAAAATGTACAACGACGATGAATTGAACCCGGTTTTATATCAAAATAAGAAATAATTTGGCAGAGTTGTCCAGCAACAAAATTAAACATATAGCCGTCATGAGACTATCCGCAATGGGAGATGTCGCCATGACGGTTCCTGTTTTACGCGCCTTTGTAAAACAGTATCCAACAGTAAAGCTTACTGTAATTTCCCGTCCTTTTTTCAAACCTTTTTTTGAGGGAATTCCAAATCTGGAATTTTTTGCTTTTGATGAAAAAGAAAGACACAAAGGATTTCCGGGACTTTTACGATTATTTAGTGATGTAAAAAAACTGAAGATTGATGCTTTTGCAGATCTTCATAATGTTTTACGATCTAAAGTTGTGAGTTTACTTTTCGCTTTAAGCGGAAAAAAAAGAGCAACTGTTGATAAAGGAAGAGAAGGAAAAAAAGAATTGACAAGGGCCGAGAATAAGATTTTCAGACAATTGCCAACAATGTTCGAAAGACACGCCAAAGTGTTTGAACAAATAGGTTTTCCGTTAGATCTAACAAATCCGGTTTTTCCTCAAAAAGCAATTTTAAGTTCTGATATTCTGGAAATTACAGGAAATCAAAATCAAAAATTAATTGGAATTGCACCTTTTGCACAATACGATTCTAAGGTTTATCCTTTGGATTTAATGCAGGAAGTGATTGCAAAATTGGCTGAAAATTCTACGTACAAAATTTTACTTTTTGGCGGAGGAAAAAAGGAAATTGAAATTTTAGATTCGCTTGCACAGCCTTTTGATAATGTAATCAATATGGCTGGAAAAATTAAGTTTCAACAGGAATTACAGTTAATTAGCAATCTTGATGTGATGCTTTCTATGGATTCCGGAAATGCTCATATTGCAGCGATGCTTGGAGTAAAAGTAGTGACACTTTGGGGAGCTACGCATCCGTATGCTGGTTTTTTACCTTTTAATCAAAGTTTAGAAAATGCTTTGACTTCAGACCGAAATCAATATCCAAAATTGCCAACATCAGTTTATGGCAATAAAGTTGTTGAAGGTTATAAGAATGCTATGAGAACAATTTTACCGCAACAGGTTGTTGACAAGGTTGTAAGCAACTTTCATAAAAGATTAAAAAATATAAGCTAAAAGCACAGTTTTTTTTCAAGCTTCGGAGAAGCGAAATATTTATAGCAAAGGATAAATTGTTACAATTTAAAGCTCCAGCGGAGCGACATATTAACAAACATGTCGCTCCGCTGGAGCTTTTTTTCATTTGTCTTATTGAAATTCTATAAATATTTTACCCCGCTGGGTTCTTTGCTGATAAAATAAGTTTTAAGCAATATTTTTACTTAAATCATATCTTTCATTAGAATCAAGGAAAGAATAACCTATTGTTTTTTTTCTTTTTTTGTTTACTATAATGGTGACAAAGTTATTTTTGTCTTCGGTTGACAATAGAATGTGTTCGAATTTTTCTGAAGAATCTCTGTAAATTTTATAAATTAAGTCGTTGTCTTTAATTTTTTTGGATAAAACTTTAGCAGATTTTAGTTTACTTACATAAGGCCAAATATTAAAAATATTTGAATCTGTTTTTTTTACTTCTACCATATTTTCGGTCCTAGTTGAGTTGTATTTTTCTCTTTCGAGCAACTTGGGACCTTTTTTGTTTTTCATTTTTATAATAACTGCCAGAACACATAGCGAGGCAGATATAATTAACATAACGAGTAGAGATAGATGAAAGTGATGTACGTGAGCTGTCATGATATTTAATGTTTTAAATGTTTTGACAAATTTGATTTAGCTCTACAATACTGCATAAAGTCATGAGATTGCGATTGCCATAATTATACCCCTAATATAATAAAAATTTGGCAATATTTTGATTAAATTTTGCTTTTATTTCAATCACAGCCAAATTTTTTCATCGCGACAGCGGCTATAAATGTATCTTTTTAAATTTGAAATGGTTTCCTGATAATTGGGTGCATCATAACCATAGCGTTCATGTTCCATTTGTTCCCTTTCTATGGCATCGCATCCTTTAATTACTTCCTTAATCATGTCAAGCAATGCAAGTTCTTTATTGTCAGTCTTTTGGAATTTAAATTCAACAATTTCATCCTGTAGCTCTTCACAATAATCAATAAGCTTTATAACTTCCGGTTCATCCAGAAGATATTCTTTATTTCTAAAAATTTCTCGTACCAATTTCATAAATAATTAATTTTCAATTTTTTAAATTCCAAATTCCAAAATTTCTTAAAAAAAGTAAATTAGCGAAAATTAGTGTTATTCGGGGTAATATTTTAAGTAAAAAAAAATCCAAACTCCAATTGTAAAGTTGGAATTTGGAATTTATAATATTGGAATTTTACAGACTAAACGTCGTCGTAATCTACATAAATAGTATCTGATGTTGGATGTGCCTGACAAGTTAAAATTAAACCTTCAGCAATTTCACTATCGGTTAAAATAGAGTTTTTCGTCATTTCGGCAGTTCCGGTAGTCACACGTCCTAAACAGCTGCTGCAAATACCGCCCTGACAAGAATATGGAGCATCAACGCCTTGTTTTAGTGCAGCATCCAGAATCGTCTGTTTTTTAGACATTTCAAAAGTAGTTTCTTCATCATCTACTAAAACCGTAATTTTAGTATGACCTTCCTGAGACCCCTGAATTGCGTGTTCTTCAGAAGAAGAAGTGAAAAGTTCAAATTTAATAGCTGATTCTTTTACATTTTTCTCTTTCAAAATATCAGAAACAGTGTTGATCATTTCTTCAGGTCCACACAAATAGAATTTATCAAACTGTAATTCTTTGTGTTTGTTGTTTAAAACAAAATTCACTGCCGATTTTTCAATTCTGCCAAATAAAGCATTTTCAGCTTTTGCCTGACTAAATACATAGTGTACAAAAAATCTGCCTACATATTGTAGTTGTAAATCATGAAGTTCCTGATGAAAGATGGTGTTTTCAGGAGTTTTGTTTCCGTAAACCAATACAAATGAACTTTTTGGCTCATTTTTTAAGACCGATTTTATGATAGAAAGAACAGGCGTAATCCCGCTTCCTGCAACAAAAGCCGCATAGTTTCTTTGTCTTTCGGCATCTGGTTCAAAAGTAAATTTACCTTCCGGCTGACCTACTTCCAAAACATCTCCGGCTTTTAGTTTTGTGTTGGCAAAATGAGAAAAAAGCCCATTTTTTACCGCTTTTACAGCAATTCTTAATTCGCCGCTATCCGGAGCAGAACAAATAGAATAAGCACGTCTGATTTCCTGATTATCAAGAGTTAATTTTAAATTAATATATTGACCAGCTATAAATTTATAGTCCGATTTTAGTTCTTCAGGAACATTAAAAAGTATAGAAACAGCATCTGCAGTTTCGCGTTTAACCTCTTTAATTATAAGTTTTAAGAATGAAGGCATGATCTAATTTTTCTGCAAAAGTAGCAAACCACTATTAAATCTTTAGTACTAAATTATTTTTTTTAACTTTTTTTGTAACGTTTTCCTACATTTGGTCTCTTACTACAAAAATACTAAAACCATAAACCATGATTAAGAAGTTTATTTACCTCGAATGGAAGGCGTTCATTAGATCAGCATCTTTTGGTAAAAACCTGACAATGAAAATTATAATAGGTTTCTTTATGATCTATTTTTCTCTGATTTTTATTGGGATGGGAGTTGGAGCATTTTATGTTCTTAAGGATATGAAACTGGAACCACTGGTAACGGTCAATAAATTTCTGATTTATTATTTTCTTTTTGATTTGATAATCAGATTGTTATTGCAGTCAATTCCGGTTTTAAATATTAAACCGCTGTTAGTTCTGCCTTTCAAAAAGCCTACAATTGTTCATTTTTCTTTAGGAAAAACAGTTTTATCTTTTTTCAATTGGGTACATGCCTTGTTTTTTATTCCGTTTTCGGTTGTATTAATTTTAAACGGGTATGATGTTGTTGAGATCGTTTTTTGGCATTTAGGAGTTATGGCGATTATCTACATCAATAATTTTCTGAATATCATTTTAAGTAACATCGATAAACTATTTGTTGTTTTTGCTGTGCTAATTGTAGCTTTAGCAGGAGCCCATTATTACAAACTATTTGATATTACATTATTTACAACACCATTTTTTCAGAGCTTTTATGATATCGATGGAGTCTTTTTAATACCAATTGTAATATTAGCAGGATTGTATGTTTTTACATTTAAGTATTTTAAAAAGAATCTTTATCTGGATGCCGGACTTTCTGTAAAACACGATATTGCTTCTACAGAAAATCTTTCCTGGCTGAATCAGTTTGGAACTTTGGGAACCTTTCTTAAAAATGACATCAAACTGATTAAAAGAAATAAGAGATCAAAAACAACCATTTTTATGAGTGTTCTCTTTTTATTCTACGGACTTCTGTTTTTTAGTAACTCATACCAGCCTGCGGTAATGCACATTTTTGCAGGAATATTTGTTTCAGGAGGGTTTCTGTTTGTTTTTGGTCAGTTTGTACCAAGCTGGGATAGTTCTTATTATCAGTTGTTAATGACACAGAATGTTCCGTATCGAGGTTACATCACTTCAAAATGGTGGCTCATAGTTATTGCTACTTTTGCCTCTACAATTCTGGCGTCATTTTATCTTTTTTACGGATGGGAGGTTTATTTGACCATTGTAGTCGGAGCAATTTATAATATTGGGGTGAACTCGCACCTGGTACTTTTAGGTGGTGCATTTACCAAAACCCCAATTGATTTGAGTAATGCAGGAGGGGCATTTGGAGATAAAAAAGCGTTTAATGTAAATGCAATGCTTCTTTCTTTACCAAAAATAG is a window of Flavobacterium crocinum DNA encoding:
- a CDS encoding DUF4254 domain-containing protein, with the translated sequence MFSKLAYSVFEQSIKDYHQFDNVDQPINNPYPKDKFEHLLYLKNWIDTVQWHFEDIIRDPQIDPVAALTLKRRIDASNQERTDMVEYIDSYFLQKYSDVKVKDGAKINSESPAWAFDRLSILALKIYHMHEEATRAEASQEHRDKCQEKLNILLEQRTDLSTAIEELLTDIENGDKFMKVYKQMKMYNDDELNPVLYQNKK
- a CDS encoding glycosyltransferase family 9 protein; the encoded protein is MRLSAMGDVAMTVPVLRAFVKQYPTVKLTVISRPFFKPFFEGIPNLEFFAFDEKERHKGFPGLLRLFSDVKKLKIDAFADLHNVLRSKVVSLLFALSGKKRATVDKGREGKKELTRAENKIFRQLPTMFERHAKVFEQIGFPLDLTNPVFPQKAILSSDILEITGNQNQKLIGIAPFAQYDSKVYPLDLMQEVIAKLAENSTYKILLFGGGKKEIEILDSLAQPFDNVINMAGKIKFQQELQLISNLDVMLSMDSGNAHIAAMLGVKVVTLWGATHPYAGFLPFNQSLENALTSDRNQYPKLPTSVYGNKVVEGYKNAMRTILPQQVVDKVVSNFHKRLKNIS
- a CDS encoding 2Fe-2S iron-sulfur cluster-binding protein, which codes for MPSFLKLIIKEVKRETADAVSILFNVPEELKSDYKFIAGQYINLKLTLDNQEIRRAYSICSAPDSGELRIAVKAVKNGLFSHFANTKLKAGDVLEVGQPEGKFTFEPDAERQRNYAAFVAGSGITPVLSIIKSVLKNEPKSSFVLVYGNKTPENTIFHQELHDLQLQYVGRFFVHYVFSQAKAENALFGRIEKSAVNFVLNNKHKELQFDKFYLCGPEEMINTVSDILKEKNVKESAIKFELFTSSSEEHAIQGSQEGHTKITVLVDDEETTFEMSKKQTILDAALKQGVDAPYSCQGGICSSCLGRVTTGTAEMTKNSILTDSEIAEGLILTCQAHPTSDTIYVDYDDV
- a CDS encoding DUF5687 family protein, which codes for MIKKFIYLEWKAFIRSASFGKNLTMKIIIGFFMIYFSLIFIGMGVGAFYVLKDMKLEPLVTVNKFLIYYFLFDLIIRLLLQSIPVLNIKPLLVLPFKKPTIVHFSLGKTVLSFFNWVHALFFIPFSVVLILNGYDVVEIVFWHLGVMAIIYINNFLNIILSNIDKLFVVFAVLIVALAGAHYYKLFDITLFTTPFFQSFYDIDGVFLIPIVILAGLYVFTFKYFKKNLYLDAGLSVKHDIASTENLSWLNQFGTLGTFLKNDIKLIKRNKRSKTTIFMSVLFLFYGLLFFSNSYQPAVMHIFAGIFVSGGFLFVFGQFVPSWDSSYYQLLMTQNVPYRGYITSKWWLIVIATFASTILASFYLFYGWEVYLTIVVGAIYNIGVNSHLVLLGGAFTKTPIDLSNAGGAFGDKKAFNVNAMLLSLPKIVLPLLLYWLGLHFGSKPIGLALVAGAGVLGFIFKEKVFSLIEKRYKMEKYSTISAYKQKN